CTGGCCCTGTCGAAAGCGGGCCAGCCCCCCGTTCATATCGTCGACTGCGATGTAGAGGAGCCCAACGCGGCGCTGTTCCTCCATCCCACGCTGGAGGAACGGGAAGAGGTCGGGCAACTCATCCCAGAGGTGAACCTGGATCTGTGCACCTTCTGCGGCCGCTGCGCCGAGGTGTGTCAGTACAGCGCCATCGCTGTCGTGGGCCAGCGCGTGCTGGTCTTCCCGGAGCTGTGCCACGGGTGCGGGAGCTGCACGCTCAACTGCCCCGAGGGCGCTATCCGCGAGAAGCTCGACGTGATGGGCGTGCTGGAGATGGGACGCGCCGGACCGATCGCCTTCGCTCAGGGGCGCATGAACGTGGGCGAGGCCATGGCCGTGCCCATCATCCGGCAACTGAAACGGCAAGCAATTCCGGAGGACCACGACGGCCAGGTGATCATCCTGGACGCGCCGCCGGGCACCTCCTGCCCCGTGGTAGAGTCCATGCGCGGCTCCGACTACGTGCTCATGGTCACCGAGCCCACCCCCTTCGGGCTGCACGACCTGCGATTGGCCGTCCAAGTCGCCCGAGACGAGCTGGGATTGCCCGTGGGCGTCGTCATCAACCGCGAGGGCATTGGGGACGAGGGCGTGGACGCGTACTGCGAGGAGGAGGGGATCCCCATCCTCATGCGCATCCCGCTGGATCGGCGCATCGCCGAGGCTTACTCCGAGGGCATCCCTATGGTGGAGGCGCTACCGGA
The Chloroflexota bacterium genome window above contains:
- a CDS encoding P-loop NTPase, which gives rise to MVITVASGKGGTGKTTVAVNLGLALSKAGQPPVHIVDCDVEEPNAALFLHPTLEEREEVGQLIPEVNLDLCTFCGRCAEVCQYSAIAVVGQRVLVFPELCHGCGSCTLNCPEGAIREKLDVMGVLEMGRAGPIAFAQGRMNVGEAMAVPIIRQLKRQAIPEDHDGQVIILDAPPGTSCPVVESMRGSDYVLMVTEPTPFGLHDLRLAVQVARDELGLPVGVVINREGIGDEGVDAYCEEEGIPILMRIPLDRRIAEAYSEGIPMVEALPEYQEAFLALYREIAHRVGVEVAP